Within Micromonas commoda chromosome 9, complete sequence, the genomic segment agccgcgtcgctcacgcgcggcgttgacggcACGACAAACGGCGAACACCCGGTGACGGCGCTGGCGTGGGCGCCTCGCGAGGTGGACGGCCGCTTGCGCCTCGCGGCTGCGTCCGTCACGGGCGCGCTCAGCCTCTGGCACctcgcgaggacgaggcgcgacgacgctggaTCCGGGACGGCCGGGACGTCGAAGAAGCTCTCCGTCGAGGTTGCGAAAACCTTTCGACTCTACGGAccgaacggcggcgtcgcctccatcgcgttcGACCTCGAGTCTAGGCAGATCGCGgtcgggctcgacgacggggacgtcaCGGTGTggagcgcgtgcgacgggAACGTGctgagggcgccgaggcggaggcacAAGAAGACGGTGAACTGTTTGGCGTTTCACCCATCCGGctggcagctcgcgtcgggctccgacgacggcgccgctcggGTCTGGGACATCGCGGGCAtgaccggcgcggacccgggAACTTGCCAGCACACGCTCAAGTGGTCCCGCGGTCCCATCACGCGCGTGTGCTACACCGCGTGCGCCCGGATGATCTGCACGGTGTCCGCCACGCATTTGAGCAAGGACGGGGGCGAGTACCGGCTGCTGGCGTGgtcggcggtgagcggcCGACTGTGCCAGTGGTTCGACGCGCACAAGGGACCGGTCACGAGTATGTCGTGGCACCCCGACGCGGTGGGTGCGAGGAACACCCTCGTCACCGGGTGCGAGGACGGGGTGGTTCGTTTATGGTCGATAACGGGCGCCCCGAGGGGAGCCGGGAAGCCCGTTCACGAGTGCTACGAATTTCAtacgagcggcggcgacggggaagaGGAGAGCGCCGGGAGGTGGAACGCGCACGCCcacaccgtcgccgaggcgaagctcCGCGCTTGGTCCATGCGCACAAGGGGTGGGCCGGGAgggtacgcggcggcgtcggggtgcGCGACGTGCGTGCAGCACAGcccggggggcggcgccgtcgggacGTGCCACCTGGACGGGAAGATTCGAGTAGTCGACTCGCGCACGTTCGAGGTGAGGTGCGAGTGGACGCTggggagcgcgccgcgcgcgtgcgcgtgggcgccggaCGAGGTGAAGCTGGTGCCGCTGgcgaaggagcgcgacggttcCGATTCCGACGACGGTTCCGATTCCGACGATTCTCgcgccgactcggacgaagacgacgcaAACGACAAAACCGACGCCGTTCCTCATCTTTtgctcgtcaccggcggcgacgacggcgtcgttcgcgcgtggcgcgtcCCGGTGAACAAGTGCGGCGAAGATCGCGCCACCTGGTgggaccgcgagcgcggcgtatCGGACGCCATCGGCCCCGGAGACGAACGCCGGGAGGCGCGGCTAccctccaccgccgtcgcgttcgccatG encodes:
- a CDS encoding predicted protein, with protein sequence MPPRRKPAPRSNGSDAPLTRELACAVLGVPPHCAESDAKRAYRNLARAFHPDKGGDARRFQDVQRAYEHLASGWRRDAEARARAAESARRTVKSSGGAWSAKSSKSTPGDEGPPSEMDSGAENVASSTTAVMPGENLAELGDEALRAGDFARAVECYDAALAYARLDDYASVHRSRAIAHAGLGQWEHSCDDADRAIAIRGLWLEPRIIRAEALERLQRWTAAMECYEAASEILEGRGRGGSSHPGGGKGGDGEDDVRGKIAAGIARARTALAARSCVAVVPAHKTAVTAVAFAPRWAAIETNEQHGEKGGTHEHDQLLATSGADGAVSLWWIPNGDLAASLTRGVDGTTNGEHPVTALAWAPREVDGRLRLAAASVTGALSLWHLARTRRDDAGSGTAGTSKKLSVEVAKTFRLYGPNGGVASIAFDLESRQIAVGLDDGDVTVWSACDGNVLRAPRRRHKKTVNCLAFHPSGWQLASGSDDGAARVWDIAGMTGADPGTCQHTLKWSRGPITRVCYTACARMICTVSATHLSKDGGEYRLLAWSAVSGRLCQWFDAHKGPVTSMSWHPDAVGARNTLVTGCEDGVVRLWSITGAPRGAGKPVHECYEFHTSGGDGEEESAGRWNAHAHTVAEAKLRAWSMRTRGGPGGYAAASGCATCVQHSPGGGAVGTCHLDGKIRVVDSRTFEVRCEWTLGSAPRACAWAPDEVKLVPLAKERDGSDSDDGSDSDDSRADSDEDDANDKTDAVPHLLLVTGGDDGVVRAWRVPVNKCGEDRATWWDRERGVSDAIGPGDERREARLPSTAVAFAMAGGDKDLALTTAYQARGEDPAVAARAAEHLDELRRLYDEVEDEIDELVERRERVVAEDFPEMTPKARRRVNQKHAEAMRPLRERRGRLYRMIKQKGFVEAEELEKEDYEEAQPPALLY